The Candida orthopsilosis Co 90-125, chromosome 3 draft sequence sequence CATTAAAAAGTACAACAACGACCAtaactcaatcaaattgttttgtaaTGGTGTACCTGTGAGTAACAATCTATTTTCTGTATTGAAGTTGAGTAGCGCTTTCCATCGGGTGGATCTAAAGTTTTTAATGTTGTGTGCTTCGTCCAAGATCATATATCtccatcttcttcttttgaagGCTTGCTGGTCCTGTACCACTAATTGATACGAAGTTATGCAAACATGAAACGCATCAGGCTTGTTCCAcccttttctcttttgcGCCCTCTGTTGTGGTGAGCCGTAGTATGTTAAAACCTTGAATCCAGGTGcaaattttttaaattcCATATCCCAGTTCAACATTACTGAAGTAGGAACAATGATTAAATGAGGGCCCCAAACGTGATGCTCACAAGCCAAATAAGacaataatgaaattgtttgaattgtttttcCTAAACCCATCTCGTCTGCCAATATTCCgtttgtattgttgttataGAGACTGGCCAACCAGTTGAGACCTTGCTTTTGATAAGGTCTTAGTGTTCCACGAAGTAGGGACGGCACTTCAACATCTCTCACTCTTGAGCCATTTACTATTTCTGTACCTTCATCCCCGTCATCTTTTGAAACACGATCTACGTGACCCACGCCCTGGCTAGTTTCAGCTAATTGAGTTTCATCTTCGGATTGCAgcaactcatcatcactttcTTCACTAAAGCTACGGACGTCTCCATCATCAGAATCCTCAGCCTCGCTAGTTTTGCTGGCATAAAGATTTGCTAGTGGAGTCCCGTTAGGCAATTCCGGCTCTGACTCCGAATGAGAAATACCTCCGTTTTCAACCACTGACTCCGCTGAAGACTCACTGTCCGAACTCGATCCAGAAATAGGACTGCTCTCATCGGAGTCCAAAAGTTGGTTCTTATCAAGGTCCAGCTCGCTTATGATCTTCAAATAGTCATCAGACGCCTGCAAATCATTGTGTATCCCATTTTTTAATGGTTTAACCTCACCTTCACCATATAGGGACATGAGACCACCAGTCTCGTCAAAGCTTTCCTCCTCACTTTCTTCTCCGCTTTCCAGCACCCCTTCGTCTTTATCGGGAACACTTGAATTAGCTTCAGAGGTTGGCTCAACAGAGCTTTCGATATTTGCGTATTTCCTCCTCAACTCTTCAACGGATAGATTACTATCGGGGTCAACTTGAACAGTCAGTCCGTTGCTTCCTTCCTTACTCTCGGTCTCATCGTCGTTGCCGTCGTCGTTGTCGTCGTTGTCGTCCGAACTTGAAGTGAAATTGTCGGAATCACCTGAGTCGTTCATCTCCATATCATCGTCTTCACCTATTATACTCTCACATTCAGCAGTTGCTTCTTTAGATGAGGTTAGTTGTGCTTCAAGAAGCTGAGTTGAGTGTTGTAACATTTGACTTAAATGTTCTCGGCCCTTTACCTTTTTAAGCTCCTCTTCCTTTGCAGTTTGGATGATCAGATATACTTTAAAAGCGTCATTCCATCTCTTTTTGACAGCCTGCATAGCAACTCTActcatctttttcaagttttgtTCCCGCTCTTTCAAGAGTCGTTCTTTTTCaccttttttctttttgaaatgttgatCCACAATGGAAGCAACTTTTCTAGCACGATTCAAATGCTGCCTTCTcatctgatgatgaatacGCGAAAAGGCCATTCCCTGTGTCAAAAGGTGGTCCTGGTAGGTTAGATCATTATTGGAGCCTTGCATCTTTGGAACCACTGAGGATGTATTCCTGAATGGATCATTCAACTTGACATTGGAAACGGGTGGTATTATGacttttcttctttcgATTTTGTTTGCGTTAAATTCTAACGTGTTGTCAATGTTGATCTTGTgccaaattgttttgaacATCTCTATCTGTTGTGAATTAATAGACTCAAACTCTTCCTTCGTGAACTTGAAATCTGGAGCATTCAGTTCGTCAATAATCGGAGTCTTACAAtaattttccaaaaagtTTTGTAGCCTTGTTGTTAAATTGGGAGCCActatttcttcatctcGTGTTTGCTCTACCTTAATAGATTCAGGctcaaattccaaaatctCACTCTcttcttttattttgttcatCAGCAAGTCGTTTTCTGTTTGTGGAACCCAACCAGGTACGTGAGATGGGTGTGTTATGAGTAGCTTGGGCAAACTTCGAGAAACTTGCTTTATTCttttattgaatgaatGTGGTACAACATCAAGCTGCTCATCAAGTTCGTCGTCACCGatatcaacttcatttgTGATTTTATTCAGTTCTTCAATCTTATCTTCATGACTATTTCGATCTTTGGTTTGCTTTGAAATCTTTACTTGAGGTCGTGCTTTTTGAACATCCTTCTTTATCgattcttttgatttattggaaGGCCTTATTTTGGATTTATTGGAATGTGATATTGAACTTTCCTGATCTAGTTTTGAGAAGACTTCCTTCTCCATTCGttgatacttttcaatAGTTTGTTCACGGAAGGGGAATTTATTATTTAACAAAGCTTCCCTCTCTGAAAGCTTCTTTTTCTGAAATCGGAATGGAAGTGCCTTTAATTCCTCATCATTCTCAACATCTTTGTcccatttcaaattataaTGGCCAGattcacaaaattttgcaaatgatTCTGGGACTGACTTGTTCACgatctttgaaaattcaGCTGGCACCCAAGTTATTATCGATTTATACTCCGATAGATGGTATAATTCATTGATAGCTAGGTCGAAATCTAGCAAAATACTCGCTAGCTTGTCTTCCTTCGACTTTTCATTAACTTTTCGTCTCTTGTTTCCATTGAGTGGAGTGTCATTATTTTGGTTCGCAGTTTGGTTTGATCGTTTTGACTGTGAAGCACGAGATTTTTCATTGTAAATTGGGGCACTTGCACTCCCCAGATTTAGTCTAGCCAGTGCTCTCCTTCGTCCTACCTCTGCTGTCATGATTAATGCCAGTTATTCAATGTATCGATGGAAAATGTACACTTAGAGGGCAAAGAAGAATGTGATacaaaataaatcaataaaaaCGCGAAgccattgaaattttgaatagaTTCtgaacaagttgaaggATGATGACACTTTAATTGGGGAGAACACTGTACGTAGTCTTTTGGTTGATATAGTATTAGCATATATGTAGTTAGAGAGTATTCCAAAGCAACTACGAAACCACAATGTCACACTGAATAATTTAGGTATTTAATGAAGCTAGAAAAGTGAACCGATGGAGAAGTATGAGTCTTACATATATTCTATATCCATCGAACTTGTAAGTACATTGTACCCAATGCTCCGAAGCTCAAGCTTTTATGTATGAAGCATTACTCTTTTCATAGGAGTCTCTGTTTGAAGCAACTTCAGACTCTTCTGGTAATACACCACATTCCTTTTCAGCATCAACGTCTGGTTTATTTTGGTAAAACGCAGCATCCTCTTTCGAAGTAGCACCTAAAGCATCAGCCAATCCATCGTATGGAAATGATCTAATCATAGCTGGCTTTTCTGGGTTCAACTGGAAGTAGGCTACAACACCAGCAACACCAAAAAGTAGGCCAAAGAAAATACCGTTGTGTTTTAAGGCAGTTGAGTCGGAAACAAAATCATAGTAATCTGGTGACCAGATATCGTAAAGATCTTCATCCATATTAACGGGATCGTTCAAGTTTCTTCTATTTTGTTGGTCGTCATATTTCACATATGGGTCTTTCTTTTGAGCCAAGATAGCTGGCGGGTTCTTGTAATCAGCCCATTCTGGATGTTCAGGATCAGCAAGTGGTATCGTTTTACCTGTGACTTGATCGTATATGGTTGCCTTGGTTGAGTTTTGCCTTATCATGTTCAATTGCCTTGTTGAGCTCACTGCcttgtttttcaataacatATTTGATGGACGAAGTGCCCATGATCTTATTCCTAGACGCAAACTCATTGTATAATGTGGTTCGTAGACACTTCTTTGCTGTTGGTACAATGATTCCTTTTgcaagttttttttttgttcgTCTTTCGTTTGAGCCAATGAGATTTAGCGCGAAAAGAGTTTGCTTACTATTAAAGAGAGAATGAGAGAACTTAAATCAACTAAACGAAAACCTCTAGACATTACGTATCAAAGACCACCTAAGGGTGAATACCTCTCCTGAATCTGCTGTCCTACGTCAATGAGTCTTCATTTCAGTCTAACACAATCCGTAGATTATACTATAAACGTATTCCTaaatgaataaataaaGTCCCCACCTCATGATTACGCTTTCTCCAAAGTGATGTTCTCCTTGATACTATGACTACTCTTTCGATACTCTGGCAAGTTGTGGTTCACCAAATTTAATGGACTTCAATGGTGAATTTTCACCATTGGCGTATTCCAATAAACCAGCATTTCCTTCTATGTTAACACCAATGTATTTAGCAGCATAAGCTATACCCAAAAACACCGGCACAAACGCAAAGAGCACACTTGAGTTGTAAACATTCCAGTATTCGTGTACAGGTGGtggattcaaattgaaattgtatttgttgttgaatggTGCAGATGATTGCTTAGTTACAGTGTGTTGGAACCTTTGGGTCGTTATCCTCTTCAGTAATCTAGAAAACATGCTTGTGATAATACTTCTTGGTAATTAAAGCTATGGAGGGAGTATGAGTTATGTAAATTGAATGGTGATGCTGATAATGGATGTGGTAACCTTTGACAcacaactttttttttgtcttcacttttttctctctcGATTTAACACAACACAACTGGTGGCATCTTTATATAACAGGATGTAGTAGATGTAAAAGTTCCTAGTACATAACGTAAACTGGATGGAGCTTGCAAGGGACgacatcatcaattaattGTTCTTATAAGTTGTCTTTTATCGTTGAGGTTAAGTGAGCTTACCATCAGCATTCAGAAGgcattttcattttcctCGTAAACTAAACCACAACGGTTCCAGACATTTTGGTCGTCAATGTAAACTTTTGTAAACCCGACACTGTTGATAACTTACcaccaaaaccaattttcatcaatatttaaaatgtgttgcaaaaatcttttgacAACCAACTAgtttctttcttttatAACAATGGAGATAATAGCTGTCTTTAGAATTGAAACTCTCAACGGAACCAAAGTCACCACCTACACGAAAAGTCAAAAGCTCAAGAAACACAAGTTGGACACCATCGACTCACTTCCTTTATTTGCTCTGGAGGTTATAAAGATTGGACGTGGTAAGACTTGCGATGTGAGAATTGACAACCCGGCAATATCGCTCCACCATGCGACTATATGGTCggttcaatttgattccGACACTTCTCCGTTGGTTTATATCAACGATCATTCAAGAAATGGATTGTTGCATAACGAGAACGACATGTGTAATGAGGAAACCAGGATCTTGAAGGATGGGGatacatttgaatttaaaacTGCTGCGATCTTCACATACGAAACATTAGAGGTGGATGATACACAGGATAATTCTACCTTAACCATTGACACGTGGAACATTAGCGATTCTTTGCTCGGAACTGGCTCGTTTGGTTCTGTCTTTGTTGCGTCATCAACCACAGATTACAAGCTTTATGCTGTTAAAGTGTTGAAAAGTAGGAGCAAAAGCTCGGAGTTTGAACTTCTCCGAACTGTTAGACATGTATGTTCTCACacctctttttttttgcaaccaaataCTAACAAATTTTACAGCCTAACATTATTAGGATATATGATGCTGTTACCATCAACTCATCTACCTACTtatttcaagaattggttTGTGGTGGTGACCTTTTCTCTTATTTGGTGAATGATAACCATCTTCGTGCAATTCCGGAACAGGAAGCcatttttattgtttttcaaataatgaaGGCCCTTCAGTTTCTACATAAACATCTAAAGATTGTCCATagagatttgaaattagacAACATCTTATTGAAACTCCCCTTACCCAAATCACGCATTTACATCTGTGACTTTGGTATAGCAAAAAAGCTAACCCGTTCGCGCACCAACACCTCAGTAGGAACTATTGAGTACAGCGCACCGGAAGTCTTCGACACTGATAGCAAAGGAAAATCCACAAAGTCATACAACTACAAATGTGACGTTTGGTCTCTTGGAATTGTTTCCCATATTTTGTTAACAGGGATATCACCATTCTATTCCGAACTGAAAGAACAGATTTTGATGTCAGCCCGTCGAGGGCAATTGAACTttacaaagaaacaattcCTACTCGTTTCAAAAAGCGCAAGAGCATTCTTATTGGCTTTACTAAATGTAGATCCTCAGCTCAGAGTCGATGCTGACGGTTGTTTTGACTGTGCTTGGATTGCAAGCAACAGAGCTAAGTTAGAAAGATTCTATCGCGAAAAAGTAGTTGAcacacaaaattgaaaacgCATCAAAATTATCCACAgttaattcatcaacacacATGCTGTCTAGACACCCACCAAATCGCTACAATGCCAACAGGAACTACACCAACAGAGGTGCTGGAGGTGGATACTCGtccaatcaacaatcatcGGTGAATTCCAACAGAGGCTTCAAGAGGAAATACAATTCTCATGACTCGTTCACCAACACACCTTCATCTTCCTACAGAGCAAGACAAAATttatatcaacaacattcgATTTCCAGAAATTATGAAAATCAATACCAAATGTGGATGGGTGATCTTGATCCTTCCTGGACGGAGGAGTCTATTCATTCCATATGGTCTGCATTGGTCCAACCTCCAAAGTCTGTTAAAATTATGCGAGACAGGCTTAATCCACTGAAGCCATCTTATTGCTTTGTCACTTTTGAAGACCAAGAGGCGCTTGATTGGGCTCTACAGAGGAACGGCCAATTGATACCAAATTCACAACGAAAGTTTAAAATCAGCCACGCTAGCGCAAAGAATAGTACCTCTGGCGGCGCTGGGTCGGGACATAGTCGACAATCAACGGGTgaattttcattgtttattgGTGATTTAGCGCAAGATGTCGGCGAAGCTGCTTTGTATAGTACATTCAACTTGAAATACCccaatcaaatcaaactgGCTAGAGTTATAGTCGATCAGGACTCCAAAGTAGGTAAaggatttggatttgttaAATTTTTTACTGGAGAAGTAATGGAAAAGGCATTGAAAGAGATGCAAGGTGTTATGGTTGGATCGAAGACTATAAGGGTTGGTATCGCAGCAGGATCGGAAGTTGTCCAATCAAGCTCCCATGCTAATAAGCCAGATTACAAAAAAATACCCATCACCCAGAGCCAACCAGAATTGGAAGCAGGTACAGATGAAAAGAACACGAATATCAGTATATCTGGATTGTCATCGAAGTTTACAGAGAGCGAACTCGAACTAATGTTTTTGACTTTTGGAGACTTAGTATACTGCAAGCTTTCGCGTGATTTACAAAGGGGTTACGTAAAATTTGTATCACGCAATGCAGCCGAGCTCGCGATGGCACACTTAACCAGCTCAGTTGTTAATGGTTGCAGGTTGGATCTAACATGGGGGAGCAGCATGAAAACGGATAATGGGGCATCCAAATTTGAGCCAAAGCTTGGTGGCTCTTATGAAGAGGACGGAAAACCTCCATTGTTGTATATGTCAAACGAATACCACCATAAAAACTTGTATCAGCTAACAAAAGATGAGATCAATGCATTTGCAAAAAGGCTAGACGGGAGTGAAAGTATATCGACACAGCATGTTAATGAAATCTATTTGGAAAGCAAGATGGCACGGGAACATCTACTTTAAattaaataaaatttttataGTATATAGTGTTGGAGTTTAGTTACTGAGTTTAGCGTCCCCTCTATCAAGGGTGTCTCTATAACATCTAAATCTGTGTAAAGCTGAAGTTACCTTGAGGAACTCACTGAGTTACAATATTTGGAATTCAGATCAGTGTTTTAGAGGAAcgcaaaaaaataaaagaatgTGGTAAATCACACCTCAATTGCTCCACGCTGTCCTTGCGACACCATTTGCTATGTTACCTCATCAAAGGGAAAGCTCCCCATTCCGATCCAAACCCGTTTCCAGGGTAACGTCCTCGACACGATTGAACCAATTATCATTAGAATCAAGAGGATCTCCAAGCAACAACTCCAGACCATCCACACCATCAGCATACATTCCTTCCTCATTAAACCCTTTGAAGTATGGTTCGAATAATCAAGATAATCTAGACGACAAGGTACGATCGACcgaagaaattgatgtaTTCAATCTGCTACCTATAGTTTCAAAGATTGGTGATTTTCGAGCAGCTTTAGATACATTGAGTAACGGTATCTCGCATTACAAGGAAGATGAATTTTATGCAAATGTGGAGGGAGTGGTAGAAACAAACTCGAGCCTAGAAAAGGAAATTCACGAGTTGAGTAAACATAAAGAACGTAGTCGAGAGGTTGCTAGACTTTCAAACATAAACAAAGATCTCGATACAAAATTAAAGGAcaatttgagaaatttaGTACAGTTTCGAAACGATCTAAAGAAATTACCAAGCTCTCACGAGATCAATGCCAAGAACGAAAAGTTGGAATCTCCTGTAGACGTGGAAAGCATATTGAATTACTCCATGAAGCTAGCGAAGTTCACCAAAGCACCAGCAGCTGTGGGGAATATGGCTTTCCAAATACACCCTAACAATTACATATGGCCAGCAGAAGATTCATTAAGACGGGGAATGTTAGCAATGAGTTCATTACATGCTAACGAGATAATCAATGCAGAACTACTGGACGGCAAAGAGAAAGCAATGGACGAGAAGGAAGGTGAAGATATAGAACCTCAATTCAAAGAGACAAATGAGGAGCACTTCGCCGGCAAGGACAAGCAAAAACCACAGGAAGGGAGCAACTCAGCTAAGACAGAGAATACATCTCAAGTTGATCTCGACTTGGACTTATTTGACCCCGATGACGAATACTCGGACTGAAGTAGGTGTGTAAATTCTAGTGTATATCTATTTACAATGTATTTCTACCAAATAACTCACTTGGGTGTTTGAAAGTGCCAGATGCCTTTTCACCTCCTAACATGCAATCCAACTCCAATTGCTTCGAATACTTTCTTCCACTCTTCAAATGCTCTTTCACAAGATCAGCCAAACCTTCAATAAAAACTTCGTTACCATTCATAGATTCAGCCCTTCTGATCTTTTCTGGGTTCTCAGCATCTTCCATTATCTCTATATCCAACTCGTGAAGGGTTTCGATATGGTCTGAAGTGAAAGCAATTGGCACCAAAATAATACCTTTTATATCATCtcttttctccaatttgtcaattatTTTAGCAGTTTGCCCCCCCAACCAAGGTTTTGGACCTACCTGTGACTGCCAAACCAAACGGTATGGGTTGGAAAAGTTCAAAGACTCCATAACCTTGTACACAGTGGCTGCAACTTCTGCAGGGTATGAATCACCCAAATTGACAATCTCCATTGGCAAAGAGTGGGCCGAGAAAAGAATGACAACCTCGTCTCTAATCTCTGGCGGAAATTCTGCCAATTTTTCCTTAATGTTATTTGCAAATGCCTTTACCAATCCTGGTTGTTGTGGCCACCTATCTATGATCGACCATTCAATAGTACGTTCTGGATCGTTCTTTACCGTTTGCCTATAAAGCTCATTGATGGATGATCCCGTAGTCGAATATGAAAATTGTGGGTACTGCGAGAAAGCAACTGCACGTTTAACACCATCCCTTTTCATTTCCTCTAAAGTCTCTTCCGTCAATGGTTTTGCATATCTGAATGCTACATATGGCTTATGTGGTGCTGTCTCAGGGTTTGTCTTATCCAATATTTCACATACCTTTTTACACTGATATTCTGACCACTTACGAATAGGTGACCCACcaccaatttcttcataatGTTTCTCTATTTTTGGAGTACGTCTTTTTGCAATGAATTGAGCTAAAGGTTTCtgaaaaattccaaaaggTATCAAATCACCATCTTGAAATAGTCTGAGTAAAAAATCATGAGTTTCTTCTATTTTCGAAGGTCCACCCATGTTCATAAAAACAATACCTGTGGGAGATTTGGTTGACGTGGTTGATGAGTTAAATCTAAAGTAGCATTGGAACGGGGTC is a genomic window containing:
- a CDS encoding Med4 protein (S. cerevisiae homolog MED4 has RNA polymerase II transcription mediator activity, has role in transcription from RNA polymerase II promoter and to mediator complex), which codes for MLPHQRESSPFRSKPVSRVTSSTRLNQLSLESRGSPSNNSRPSTPSAYIPSSLNPLKYGSNNQDNLDDKVRSTEEIDVFNSLPIVSKIGDFRAALDTLSNGISHYKEDEFYANVEGVVETNSSLEKEIHELSKHKERSREVARLSNINKDLDTKLKDNLRNLVQFRNDLKKLPSSHEINAKNEKLESPVDVESILNYSMKLAKFTKAPAAVGNMAFQIHPNNYIWPAEDSLRRGMLAMSSLHANEIINAELSDGKEKAMDEKEGEDIEPQFKETNEEHFAGKDKQKPQEGSNSAKTENTSQVDLDLDLFDPDDEYSD
- a CDS encoding Swr1 protein (S. cerevisiae homolog SWR1 has structural molecule activity, has role in histone exchange and localizes to Swr1 complex), with protein sequence MTAEVGRRRASARLNSGSASAPIYNEKSRASQSKRSNQTANQNNDTPLNGNKRRKVNEKSKEDKLASILLDFDLAINELYHLSEYKSIITWVPAEFSKIVNKSVPESFAKFCESGHYNLKWDKDVENDEELKALPFRFQKKKLSEREALLNNKFPFREQTIEKYQRMEKEVFSKLDQESSISHSNKSKIRPSNKSKESIKKDVQKARPQVKISKQTKDRNSHEDKIEESNKITNEVDIGDDELDEQLDVVPHSFNKRIKQVSRSLPKLLITHPSHVPGWVPQTENDLSMNKIKEESEILEFEPESIKVEQTRDEEIVAPNLTTRLQNFLENYCKTPIIDESNAPDFKFTKEEFESINSQQIEMFKTIWHKINIDNTLEFNANKIERRKVIIPPVSNVKLNDPFRNTSSVVPKMQGSNNDLTYQDHLLTQGMAFSRIHHQMRRQHLNRARKVASIVDQHFKKKKGEKERLLKEREQNLKKMSRVAMQAVKKRWNDAFKVYSIIQTAKEEELKKVKGREHLSQMLQHSTQLLEAQLTSSKEATAECESIIGEDDDMEMNDSGDSDNFTSSSDDNDDNDDGNDDETESKEGSNGSTVQVDPDSNLSVEELRRKYANIESSVEPTSEANSSVPDKDEGVSESGEESEEESFDETGGLMSLYGEGEVKPLKNGIHNDLQASDDYLKIISESDLDKNQLLDSDESSPISGSSSDSESSAESVVENGGISHSESEPELPNGTPLANLYASKTSEAEDSDDGDVRSFSEESDDELSQSEDETQLAETSQGVGHVDRVSKDDGDEGTEIVNGSRVRDVEVPSLLRGTLRPYQKQGLNWLASLYNNNTNGILADEMGLGKTIQTISLLSYLACEHHVWGPHLIIVPTSVMLNWDMEFKKFAPGFKVLTYYGSPQQRAQKRKGWNKPDAFHVCITSYQLVVQDQQAFKRRRWRYMILDEAHNIKNFRSTRWKALLNFNTENRLLLTGTPLQNNLIELWSLLYFLMPSSKANLSMPDGFSNLEDFQQWFGKPVDKILEQTTLGNNSDLIDENEKTTSKMDEETKNTVSRLHQVLRPYILRRLKKDVEKQMPGKYEHIVYCRLSKRQRYLYDDFMSRAKTKETLASGNFLSIINCLMQLRKVCNHPDLFEVRPIVTSFSMPRSVSSSFQYLNGLIKGMTDDSKDMVDFNVLNLNVTSNNHLNHFVSESTSRLQSSAQLQGQIAQLDKMISGVENTFTDFVSCFQDLKSQEQIELRDKLSHILYLNTLRCEKRSIYSDSLLRFLTIKGNDNKEPPFDKFCLSVTDRANALSEEIEKYSIVTPAAVALDMKDQLIPKSIQYKVKPEVMDGKITNPFHQSQVKLSIAFPDKTLLQFDCGKLQKLAQLLRTLTAEGHRALIFTQMTKVLDILEQFLNIHGYRYMRLDGATKIEDRQLLTEKFNRDPKIPVFILSTRSGGLGINLTGADTVIFYDSDWNPAMDKQCQDRCHRIGQVRDVHIYRFVSESTIESNIIKKANQKRQLDNVVIQEGEFTTDYLGQFSVRDLVNDPNISETTKEIADRTIDFSGDTKMSNAFAQAEDEEDRVAAGAALKEVAVDDEDFTDENKTQSNGSAGPTSIIKGLDADDDIPDDIDYEEGVGHIDEYMLRFISDGYY
- a CDS encoding plasma membrane protein, which encodes MSLRLGIRSWALRPSNMLLKNKAVSSTRQLNMIRQNSTKATIYDQVTGKTIPLADPEHPEWADYKNPPAILAQKKDPYVKYDDQQNRRNLNDPVNMDEDLYDIWSPDYYDFVSDSTALKHNGIFFGLLFGVAGVVAYFQLNPEKPAMIRSFPYDGLADALGATSKEDAAFYQNKPDVDAEKECGVLPEESEVASNRDSYEKSNASYIKA
- a CDS encoding Hem15 ferrochelatase (involved in heme biosynthesis) is translated as MMLQRIARSARTPFQCYFRFNSSTTSTKSPTGIVFMNMGGPSKIEETHDFLLRLFQDGDLIPFGIFQKPLAQFIAKRRTPKIEKHYEEIGGGSPIRKWSEYQCKKVCEILDKTNPETAPHKPYVAFRYAKPLTEETLEEMKRDGVKRAVAFSQYPQFSYSTTGSSINELYRQTVKNDPERTIEWSIIDRWPQQPGLVKAFANNIKEKLAEFPPEIRDEVVILFSAHSLPMEIVNLGDSYPAEVAATVYKVMESLNFSNPYRLVWQSQVGPKPWLGGQTAKIIDKLEKRDDIKGIILVPIAFTSDHIETLHELDIEIMEDAENPEKIRRAESMNGNEVFIEGLADLVKEHLKSGRKYSKQLELDCMLGGEKASGTFKHPSELFGRNTL